A single region of the Xenopus laevis strain J_2021 chromosome 4L, Xenopus_laevis_v10.1, whole genome shotgun sequence genome encodes:
- the LOC121403165 gene encoding protein S100-B-like — MAAVESAVYSLLEVFHKYSAKEGDQLKLNRSELFVLLSQELPCCYRKDAMSLLDLDGDGEVDFLEFIEFITEITTELQEMYLDNIIHYNRYSEHFV; from the exons ATGGCAGCTGTGGAATCAGCAGTTTACAGCCTCCTGGAAGTTTTTCACAAGTACTCAGCCAAGGAAGGAGACCAGCTGAAGTTGAACAGATCAGAATTGTTTGTATTGTTGTCTCAAGAACTCCCATGCTGCTACCGG AAAGATGCCATGTCACTGCTGGATTTGGATGGGGACGGTGAAGTTGACTTTCTGGAGTTCATTGAATTTATCACTGAAATCACTACTGAGCTGCAGGAGATGTACCTCGATAACATTATCCATTACAACAGGTATTCTGAGCACTTTGTGTGA